From Erigeron canadensis isolate Cc75 chromosome 8, C_canadensis_v1, whole genome shotgun sequence, one genomic window encodes:
- the LOC122580229 gene encoding uncharacterized protein LOC122580229 yields MHDWAAPIIASALFAFLAPGLIVQMPGKESPIGFMNMKTNIVSMCIHTVLYGLLLILFLVVLDIHMNA; encoded by the coding sequence ATGCATGACTGGGCTGCTCCGATCATAGCTTCGGCGTTGTTTGCGTTTTTAGCACCTGGACTCATAGTCCAGATGCCAGGAAAAGAGTCGCCTATCGGTTTTATGAACATGAAAACTAATATAGTCTCTATGTGTATACATACTGTTCTTTATGGTTTGCTTCTTATATTGTTTCTTGTTGTACTCGACATACATATGAATGCTTAG